One window from the genome of Choloepus didactylus isolate mChoDid1 chromosome 2, mChoDid1.pri, whole genome shotgun sequence encodes:
- the LOC119514147 gene encoding olfactory receptor 2A12-like: MEASRKPLQESRSRVWTGGKEHFSGDASAHSKLGHVYWLNSAVASSGWFSCYTHGYLMPCLLGEELASRGRAYGQSGKDRPGETFVSLEEAGTRQSLSKENYSSVSEFILLGFSSESQVGKTLFTFFLLLYLTTLLGNGFIVTLIYLNSHLHTPMYFFLNILSLVDMSYVTTTVPQMLVNMVDPRMTISWGACIAQMFIFLVLGIAECVLYAIMAYDRYVAICFPLHYTLLMSHPTCIKMVTVCWSISIAGALIYTVFTMHLPYCGPHKINHFFCEVPALLKLACADISLNDWLDFILGFILLLVPLFLILASYIHIFATILRIRSSQGRLKSFSTCASHITAVTMFYGPAMIMYMRPGSWYDPERDKKLSLFYNVVSAFLNPIIYSFRNKDVKGAFLKVFGNRGTAH; this comes from the exons TTCTCAGGAGATGCATCTGCCCACTCTAAATTGGGACACGTGTACTGGTTGAATTCAGCTGTGGCCAGCAGCGGCTGGTTTTCCTGCTACACACATGGCTACCTGATGCCTTGCCTTCTAGGGGAGGAATTGGCTTCCAGAGGGAGAGCCTATGGGCAGTCAG GCAAGGACAGACCAGGAGAAACCTTTGTCTCTCTTGAAGAGGCAGGCACCAGGCAGAGCCTTAGCAAGGAGAACTACAGCTCTGTGTCTGAGTTCATCCTCCTCGGCTTCTCCAGTGAGTCACAGGTTGGAAAGACCCTGTtcaccttcttcctcctcctctaccTCACCACACTTCTGGGCAATGGATTCATTGTCACCTTGATCTACCTGAACTCACACCTCCATACACCCATGTATTTCTTTCTCAATATCCTCTCCTTAGTGGACATGAGTTATGTCACCACTACTGTGCCCCAGATGTTAGTTAATATGGTGGATCCAAGGATGACCATCTCCTGGGGAGCTTGTATAGCCCAGATGTTCATCTTCTTGGTCCTGGGCATTGCTGAGTGTGTCCTCTATGCCATTATGGCCTATGACAGGTATGTGGCCATTTGCTTCCCCCTTCACTATACCCTACTCATGAGCCATCCCACTTGTATCAAGATGGTCACTGTCTGTTGGTCCATTAGCATAGCTGGGGCCCTGATCTACACTGTCTTCACCATGCATCTGCCTTATTGTGGCCCCCACAAGATAAACCACTTCTTCTGTGAGGTCCCTGCTCTCCTGAAGTTGGCCTGTGCAGACATATCCCTCAATGACTGGTTGGACTTCATCTTGGGTTTCATCTTGCTTCTGGTCCCACTTTTCCTCATCCTGGCCTCTTATATCCACATCTTTGCCACCATATTAAGAATCCGCTCATCCCAGGGGAGGCTCAAGTCCTTCTCCACATGTGCTTCCCACATCACTGCAGTGACTATGTTCTATGGGCCAGCCATGATCATGTACATGAGGCCTGGTTCCTGGTATGACCCAGAGCGAGACAAGAAACTGTCCTTGTTCTACAATGTTGTCTCTGCCTTTCTCAACCCCATCATTTACAGTTTCAggaacaaggatgtaaagggagCTTTTctgaaagtatttggaaacagAGGGACAGCTCATTGA
- the LOC119519608 gene encoding LOW QUALITY PROTEIN: olfactory receptor 2D2-like (The sequence of the model RefSeq protein was modified relative to this genomic sequence to represent the inferred CDS: inserted 1 base in 1 codon) gives MQELNQSTVTEFILLGFAPSPRTNPLLFTFFLVFYLLILVSNSLLITLIIQDSCLHTPMYFFISVLSMLXVCYTTTTVPQMLVHILSKKRAISFARCVAQMYIFLLFGVTESWLFSIMSVDRYMAICHPLRYKVIMSRWVCLLMVGICVAYGVVGGLCDTFFAMRLPYCGPNEIDHYFCEVPAVLKLACADTSLNDLVNFITGFNVIVVPLSLVAIVYANIFATIMKIRSAQGHIKAFSTCASHITVVTMFAIPCIIMYMSPGSGGLSNSGKKMALFYNIATAFLNPVIYSLRNKDVKKAFLKLMGWSRTQE, from the exons ATGCAGGAACTCAACCAGTCCACCGTGACAGAATTCATTCTATTGGGCTTTGCCCCAAGCCCCAGGACCAATCCTCTGCTCTTCACCTTCTTTTTAGTCTTTTACCTGCTGATCCTTGTGAGCAACAGCCTCCTTATCACCCTCATCATCCAGGACTCATgcctccacacacccatgtactttttcatCAGTGTCCTCTCCATGT GTGTGTGCTACACCACCACTACTGTGCCCCAGATGCTTGTGCATATTCTCAGCAAGAAGAGGGCCATCTCTTTTGCTAGATGTGTGGCCCAAATGTacatcttcctcctctttggggtCACAGAGTCTTGGCTTTTCTCCATCATGTCTGTGGACAGATATATGGCCATCTGTCATCCCCTCAGGTACAAGGTCATCATGAGCCGCTGGGTGTGTCTCCTCATGGTGGGCATCTGTGTGGCCTATGGTGTGGTGGGTGGCCTGTGTGATACCTTCTTTGCTATGCGCCTGCCCTATTGTGGTCCCAATGAAATTGACCACTACTTTTGTGAGGTTCCTGCTGTCCTGAAGCTGGCCTGTGCAGACACATCCCTCAATGACTTGGTGAACTTCATCACAGGCTTCAATGTCATTGTGGTCCCACTGTCCCTTGTTGCCATTGTTTATGCCAACATCTTTGCCACCATCATGAAGATCCGCTCAGCCCAGGGGCATATcaaggccttctccacctgtgcctcccacATCACTGTGGTCACCATGTTTGCCATTCCATGCATCATCATGTACATGAGTCCTGGCTCAGGTGGCTTATCAAACAGTGGCAAGAAAATGGCCCTCTTCTATAACATTGCCACAGCCTTCCTTAACCCTGTCATCTACAGTCTGAGGAACAAGGATGTAAAAAAGGCTTTCCTCAAATTGATGGGATGGAGCAGGACCCAAGAGTGA